A genome region from Deinococcus radiopugnans ATCC 19172 includes the following:
- the hspR gene encoding heat shock protein transcriptional repressor HspR, fused homodimer type, with translation MASDSKHRPVYVISVAAELVDMHPQTLRLYERKGLIRPGRSTGKTRLYSERDIEHLREIRRLTQELGVNLAGVEEVMRLQHELDDLQGEFEAEITRIEDELRDRATSRALPSSEEGRTDPKDRPVYVISIAAELVDMHPQTLRLYERKQLISPGRSSGKTRLYSERDIEHLREIRRLTQELGVNLAGVEEIMRLRHELDGARSNLEGNVRRIQDDLSERMTRLRTLPSPEATELTDAGPADEPVSSEG, from the coding sequence ATGGCCTCGGACTCTAAACATCGCCCGGTGTATGTGATCTCGGTGGCAGCGGAACTGGTGGACATGCATCCACAGACGCTGCGGCTGTACGAGCGCAAGGGCCTGATCCGTCCCGGGCGCAGCACCGGCAAGACCCGGCTGTATTCCGAGCGCGACATCGAGCACCTGCGCGAGATTCGCCGGCTGACCCAGGAACTGGGCGTCAATCTGGCGGGCGTCGAGGAAGTCATGCGCCTGCAGCACGAACTTGACGACCTGCAAGGCGAGTTCGAGGCCGAGATCACGCGCATCGAGGACGAGCTGCGTGACCGGGCCACCTCCCGCGCCCTGCCCAGCAGCGAGGAGGGCCGCACCGATCCCAAGGACCGCCCCGTCTACGTGATCTCCATCGCGGCCGAACTGGTGGACATGCACCCCCAGACGCTGCGACTGTACGAGCGCAAGCAGCTGATCAGTCCCGGGCGCAGCAGCGGCAAAACGCGGCTGTATTCCGAGCGCGACATCGAACACCTGCGCGAGATCCGGCGCCTGACCCAGGAACTGGGCGTCAATTTGGCCGGCGTCGAGGAGATCATGCGCCTGCGCCATGAACTGGACGGCGCGCGCTCCAACCTGGAGGGCAACGTGCGCCGCATTCAGGACGACCTGAGCGAGCGCATGACCCGCCTGCGGACGCTGCCCTCGCCGGAAGCCACAGAGCTGACAGACGCAGGGCCGGCAGACGAGCCCGTGTCCAGCGAGGGCTAG